A single genomic interval of Terriglobales bacterium harbors:
- the secY gene encoding preprotein translocase subunit SecY: MNRFIEAIRNMFRVEDLRNRILFTLALLAVYRIGAYIPTPGINVAEVERLFSAAQGSALGLFDLFSGGTFRRMTIFALGIMPYITASIILQLMQVVFPYLERLQKEGELGRQKITQYTRYLTIALSIIQSLTIAGALQSQPNLVYHPGLPFILMTVLTLTTGSAFIMWLGEQISERGIGNGMSLIIFVGIVVGLPRGIQDLWEKEVTGAFGPLTTLGLIFLVILMIAVVAFIVYMEGGQRRIPVQYAKRVVGRRVMGGQSSYLPLRVNSGGVIPPIFASSLLAFPATIALAMNHRYAFVDSIKSYLSWGEPLYDLVYITLIMLFCFFYIGIVFNPTELADNMRKNGGFIPGIRPGRTTSEHVSKILKRLTFIAGIYLAAVCLLPEWLITGVHLDHLGLGIGPWFDSHFPTWFLKGLGVSFYFGGTSLLIVVGVAMDTVQQIEAQLVMRNYEGFARKGRLRSRH; this comes from the coding sequence ATGAACCGTTTTATCGAAGCCATCCGAAACATGTTCCGCGTCGAAGATTTGCGGAACCGCATTCTGTTTACGCTGGCGCTGCTGGCGGTCTATCGCATTGGTGCGTACATTCCCACGCCCGGTATCAACGTCGCGGAAGTCGAGCGCCTCTTCAGCGCGGCGCAGGGCTCGGCGCTGGGCCTCTTCGATCTTTTCAGCGGGGGCACCTTCCGCCGCATGACCATTTTCGCGCTGGGCATCATGCCTTACATCACGGCATCGATCATCCTGCAATTGATGCAGGTGGTTTTCCCGTACCTCGAGCGCCTGCAAAAAGAAGGCGAGTTGGGCCGCCAGAAAATCACGCAATATACGCGCTATTTGACCATCGCGCTCAGCATCATCCAGTCGCTGACCATCGCGGGCGCGCTGCAATCGCAGCCCAATCTCGTTTATCACCCCGGCCTTCCTTTTATTTTGATGACCGTTCTTACCCTGACCACCGGCTCCGCCTTCATCATGTGGCTGGGCGAGCAGATTAGCGAACGCGGCATCGGCAACGGCATGTCCCTGATCATTTTTGTCGGCATCGTAGTCGGCCTGCCGCGCGGCATTCAGGACCTCTGGGAAAAGGAAGTCACCGGCGCATTCGGTCCGCTTACCACGCTCGGCCTGATTTTTCTCGTTATCCTCATGATCGCCGTCGTTGCCTTTATCGTCTATATGGAAGGCGGCCAGCGCCGCATTCCCGTGCAGTATGCCAAGCGCGTGGTAGGCCGCCGCGTGATGGGCGGGCAATCGTCCTATCTCCCGCTGCGCGTCAACTCCGGCGGCGTGATTCCGCCGATTTTTGCGAGCTCGCTGTTAGCGTTTCCCGCCACCATCGCCCTGGCCATGAATCACCGTTACGCGTTTGTCGACTCCATCAAGTCTTATCTCTCCTGGGGCGAGCCGTTGTACGACTTGGTTTACATCACGCTGATCATGCTGTTCTGCTTCTTCTACATCGGGATTGTTTTCAACCCCACGGAGCTTGCCGATAATATGCGCAAGAACGGCGGCTTTATCCCGGGGATCCGGCCGGGCCGCACCACTTCCGAGCATGTCAGCAAAATCTTGAAGCGGCTTACGTTTATTGCCGGAATTTACCTGGCAGCGGTCTGCTTGCTCCCGGAATGGCTGATTACCGGAGTTCACCTCGACCATCTGGGCCTCGGCATCGGCCCGTGGTTTGACAGCCACTTCCCCACCTGGTTTCTGAAAGGGCTGGGAGTGAGCTTTTATTTTGGCGGCACCTCGCTTCTGATTGTCGTCGGTGTGGCCATGGACACCGTGCAGCAGATTGAAGCTCAGTTGGTGATGCGGAATTACGAAGGGTTTGCGCGGAAGGGCCGGTTGCGTTCGCGGCACTAA
- the rpmD gene encoding 50S ribosomal protein L30, with protein sequence MTAQKKSAGKTSGTVKIKWVVSFIGCTDDMRQTVRGLGLRRLHQVVERQDTPAVRGMIHKVRHLVEVVE encoded by the coding sequence ATGACCGCGCAAAAGAAATCCGCCGGAAAAACCTCCGGCACCGTGAAGATAAAATGGGTGGTCAGCTTTATTGGCTGCACCGATGATATGCGCCAAACCGTCCGCGGCCTCGGTTTGCGGAGATTGCATCAAGTGGTCGAGCGTCAGGACACGCCGGCGGTGCGCGGCATGATTCACAAGGTCCGGCACCTCGTGGAAGTGGTGGAGTAG
- the rplO gene encoding 50S ribosomal protein L15 encodes MAKKKASRPRKGGQHKPATPASKERSAFSLAHLHPPAGSRHRKVRVGRGMGSKLGKTAGAGNKGQQSRRGYSRRRGFEGGQMPLHRRIPKRGFHNLFGVTYSVVNLGELNVFPAGETVTPELLRAHGFVRRPLDPIKVLGDGELTTKLAIHAHAFSASAKEKIAKAGGTFEVVA; translated from the coding sequence ATGGCGAAAAAGAAAGCAAGCCGCCCGCGCAAGGGCGGCCAGCACAAGCCGGCAACCCCCGCGTCGAAAGAGCGCTCCGCGTTTTCGCTCGCGCATTTGCATCCGCCGGCGGGTTCGCGCCACCGAAAAGTCCGCGTCGGCCGCGGCATGGGTTCCAAGCTCGGCAAAACCGCCGGCGCAGGCAACAAGGGCCAGCAGTCCCGCCGGGGCTATTCGCGCCGCCGTGGATTTGAAGGCGGCCAGATGCCGCTGCATCGCCGCATCCCCAAGCGCGGCTTTCACAATTTGTTTGGCGTCACCTATTCCGTAGTGAACCTGGGCGAGCTCAACGTTTTCCCCGCCGGGGAAACCGTGACGCCCGAATTGCTGCGCGCCCATGGCTTTGTCCGCCGTCCCCTGGATCCCATCAAGGTTCTGGGCGATGGCGAACTCACCACCAAGCTGGCGATTCACGCCCACGCGTTCAGCGCGTCGGCTAAGGAAAAAATCGCCAAGGCCGGTGGGACGTTTGAGGTTGTAGCGTAA